A genomic region of Nitrospirota bacterium contains the following coding sequences:
- the trpS gene encoding tryptophan--tRNA ligase, producing MKKRVLSGMRPSGKLHLGNFSGALDNWMRLQDEYESFFFVADWHALSTDYAKTGSLREYSHNMLADWLASGLSPDKCTIFIQSHVPEHAELHILFSMITPLPWLERVPTYKEQQQELKDRDLSTYGFLGYPLLQAADILIYKADFVPVGIDQLPHLELTREVARRFNFLYKPVFPEPQPLMTEFPKIPGTDGRKMSKSYNNAIYLADSKEEVWEKLRTMVTDPKRIKRTDPGNPEVCPVFALHRVYSSQDIIKQVDAGCRTAAIGCIDCKKWLNNALLQKMEPIREMRIKYADNPALINEIVNAGAERARKVARTVLNEARDAVGLL from the coding sequence ATGAAAAAACGTGTTCTTAGCGGTATGAGGCCAAGCGGGAAGCTTCATCTTGGAAATTTCAGCGGCGCCCTTGACAACTGGATGAGGCTCCAGGATGAATATGAGTCATTTTTTTTCGTTGCAGACTGGCACGCCCTGTCCACTGATTATGCAAAAACCGGCAGTTTGAGAGAGTACTCCCATAACATGCTCGCAGACTGGCTTGCATCAGGGCTCAGTCCTGACAAGTGCACAATATTCATACAGTCACATGTTCCGGAGCATGCCGAGCTTCATATACTTTTCTCAATGATCACACCCTTACCATGGCTTGAGAGGGTGCCGACTTATAAGGAACAGCAACAGGAGTTGAAAGACAGAGACCTGTCAACATATGGATTTCTTGGTTACCCATTGCTTCAGGCAGCGGATATCCTCATTTATAAGGCTGACTTTGTTCCTGTTGGCATTGACCAGCTGCCTCATCTTGAATTGACAAGAGAGGTTGCCAGGAGATTCAACTTCCTCTATAAACCTGTATTCCCTGAGCCCCAGCCGCTTATGACAGAGTTCCCAAAGATCCCGGGTACTGATGGCAGGAAGATGAGCAAGAGCTATAATAACGCAATTTACCTGGCTGATTCAAAGGAGGAGGTATGGGAAAAACTCCGTACTATGGTGACTGACCCAAAACGTATTAAACGAACAGATCCAGGTAATCCTGAGGTATGTCCTGTATTTGCCCTTCACCGGGTATATTCATCCCAGGATATTATCAAACAGGTGGACGCGGGCTGCAGGACTGCGGCAATAGGCTGCATTGACTGTAAAAAATGGCTTAACAACGCGCTTCTTCAAAAAATGGAACCTATTCGCGAGATGCGTATTAAATATGCAGATAATCCTGCTCTTATAAATGAGATAGTGAATGCAGGCGCCGAACGCGCCCGCAAAGTCGCCAGGACAGT
- a CDS encoding site-2 protease family protein produces MAIPVVLAITLHEAAHGWVAYKFGDPTAKYAGRLTLNPIAHIDPFGTILLPIITYIFAGFIIGSAKPVPVNFANLRNPKRDMIWVGAAGPGVNIALALVCGILFQVLVTQSVNISAGSGILSYIAVPLILMLKEGIKWNIVLAVFNLIPVPPLDGSRILAGLLPYKQAQFLGRLEPYGLLIISFLVFLNPFGFMTHVIWPIMSVLTRLFAGMPVF; encoded by the coding sequence ATGGCTATACCGGTTGTACTGGCAATCACCCTGCACGAGGCTGCACATGGATGGGTGGCATACAAATTCGGTGACCCTACCGCCAAATATGCCGGCAGACTGACTTTAAATCCGATAGCCCATATTGATCCATTCGGTACAATACTGTTACCCATTATAACATACATATTCGCCGGGTTTATTATAGGATCGGCAAAGCCGGTACCTGTAAATTTTGCTAATCTCAGAAATCCCAAAAGGGACATGATATGGGTTGGGGCTGCAGGACCGGGTGTAAATATTGCACTGGCATTAGTCTGCGGCATTTTATTTCAGGTCCTTGTCACGCAATCCGTGAATATATCAGCGGGATCAGGGATCCTTTCATATATTGCAGTTCCCCTTATCCTTATGTTAAAAGAGGGTATAAAGTGGAATATTGTACTTGCAGTATTCAATCTTATTCCTGTGCCTCCGTTGGACGGCAGCAGGATACTCGCCGGCCTGCTACCATACAAACAGGCCCAGTTTCTTGGAAGACTGGAACCGTACGGGCTGCTGATTATTTCATTTCTCGTCTTTTTGAATCCATTTGGTTTTATGACGCATGTCATATGGCCGATAATGAGCGTGTTGACAAGGTTGTTTGCAGGGATGCCTGTTTTTTAA
- the oadA gene encoding sodium-extruding oxaloacetate decarboxylase subunit alpha, which translates to MKNKKRKVHITDTTLRDAHQSLLATRLRTSDMLPIAEKIDQAGYWSVEMWGGATFDSSMRYLKEDPWERIRLLKEHMPNTPFQMLLRGQNLVGYRHYADDIVEKFVERAVENGINIFRIFDALNDFRNIKTAVKATLKSGGKVEGTICYTISPVHNNTLFVDLGKRLEDMGCDTICLKDMAGLLSPYDAFDLISELKKSISAPLHLHTHDTSGMSVATYVKAVEAGIDIVDTAVSAMASGTSQPPVETFANILNCSSRYFLDLNMELVSEISDYFREIRKNYRLFESEYTGVDPAVLIYQIPGGMTSNLASQLSEQQALGKMKEVLQEVPRVRKEFGYPPLVTPMSQIVGTQAALNVVTGERYKVITTETRNYLKGLYGRPPAPIDETIRKKAIGDEEFIERRPADLLEPELEKLTAEVGNKARDIDDILLYALFPKVAIDFFEARSKGIPPEEAVSHETGTVPEIEDEAAIAHLAPSEFNIKLHGERYHVKVGGMGHPGEGGRPFFIYVDDMLQEVLVESLVEVVPSVSGVIDARATGHSIRPKAREVGDVTTPMPGSVVRIKVVVGDKVEAGDTVLIVEAMKMENEVHTPISGIVEKIYVSEGDSVNPDEVLVQVRDIQG; encoded by the coding sequence TTGAAAAATAAGAAACGTAAGGTACATATTACTGACACGACGCTGAGGGATGCTCATCAGTCGCTGCTGGCTACCCGCCTCAGAACATCTGATATGCTTCCCATTGCTGAAAAGATAGACCAGGCAGGGTACTGGTCTGTTGAAATGTGGGGAGGAGCCACCTTTGATTCGAGCATGAGATACCTTAAGGAGGACCCCTGGGAGAGGATAAGGTTATTGAAGGAGCATATGCCCAACACCCCGTTCCAGATGCTGCTTCGCGGGCAAAATCTCGTTGGATACAGGCACTATGCGGATGACATAGTTGAGAAATTCGTAGAACGTGCGGTTGAGAACGGCATTAATATTTTCAGGATATTTGATGCATTGAACGACTTCAGAAACATCAAAACGGCTGTAAAGGCTACACTGAAAAGTGGTGGAAAGGTTGAAGGAACAATCTGCTATACAATAAGTCCAGTGCACAATAACACCCTTTTCGTTGATCTGGGAAAGAGATTAGAGGACATGGGATGCGATACCATATGTCTTAAAGACATGGCCGGACTTCTCTCCCCGTATGATGCGTTTGATCTTATAAGTGAACTGAAAAAATCCATATCCGCTCCGCTTCATCTCCATACCCATGATACAAGCGGCATGTCTGTGGCAACTTATGTCAAGGCTGTTGAGGCCGGAATTGACATAGTGGACACTGCAGTTTCTGCCATGGCATCCGGGACGTCCCAACCCCCTGTTGAGACATTTGCCAATATTCTTAATTGTTCTTCCAGATATTTTCTTGATCTTAACATGGAGCTTGTATCTGAGATTTCTGATTACTTCAGGGAGATAAGAAAGAATTACAGGCTGTTTGAGAGTGAATATACCGGCGTGGACCCTGCAGTCCTCATCTACCAGATACCCGGCGGAATGACTTCAAACCTTGCATCACAGTTGAGCGAACAACAGGCCCTCGGGAAGATGAAAGAGGTGCTTCAGGAGGTTCCGAGGGTTCGTAAGGAATTTGGTTACCCCCCCCTTGTAACACCAATGAGCCAGATAGTGGGTACACAGGCAGCTCTCAATGTAGTAACAGGTGAGAGATACAAAGTGATTACCACTGAGACAAGGAATTATCTGAAGGGGCTTTATGGCAGACCACCTGCGCCAATAGATGAAACAATCAGGAAGAAGGCTATAGGTGATGAAGAATTTATCGAACGCAGGCCGGCTGACCTGCTTGAACCTGAACTCGAAAAACTCACCGCTGAAGTAGGAAACAAGGCGCGTGACATAGATGATATTCTTCTGTATGCGTTATTTCCCAAGGTAGCCATTGATTTCTTTGAGGCAAGGTCAAAAGGCATACCACCTGAGGAGGCTGTATCACATGAAACAGGGACTGTACCGGAGATTGAGGATGAGGCTGCCATTGCCCACCTCGCACCAAGTGAATTTAACATCAAACTGCATGGCGAGAGATACCACGTAAAGGTCGGAGGGATGGGACATCCTGGTGAAGGGGGGAGGCCGTTTTTTATTTATGTTGATGATATGCTGCAGGAGGTACTGGTTGAATCACTGGTTGAGGTGGTGCCAAGCGTATCCGGCGTAATTGATGCTAGGGCCACAGGTCATTCTATAAGACCCAAGGCAAGAGAGGTGGGTGATGTTACGACCCCGATGCCTGGCTCAGTAGTCAGGATAAAGGTGGTGGTTGGAGACAAGGTTGAGGCTGGTGATACAGTCCTGATCGTAGAGGCCATGAAAATGGAAAACGAGGTTCACACACCCATATCAGGTATAGTTGAAAAGATTTATGTGTCCGAAGGTGACAGCGTAAATCCTGATGAGGTCCTTGTGCAGGTACGGGATATACAGGGATAA
- the accC gene encoding acetyl-CoA carboxylase biotin carboxylase subunit, which translates to MFKKVLIANRGEIALRIIRSCRELNIATVAIHSEADATTLYVKKADEACLVGPGPVAGYLNIYRIIDLAKQRGVDAIHPGYGFLAENHEFAEACQENGITFIGPSPRAIREMGDKILARQMMMKAGVPVVPGIDHSISSFNEAASIASETGYPVMLKASAGGGGRGLRLCQTPDDLKRGYEQARSEALKAFGRDDVYIEKYIVAPRHIEFQILADNYGNIVHLGERDCSIQRRHQKLIEVAPSPFLDPELREKMGQAAVTAAKAAGYTNAGTIEFLVDRNRNFYFLEMNTRVQVEHTITEEITGIDIVREMIKIAAGERLAFNQNDIQISGVAIECRINAEDPKNNFLPVTGRLTAYYSPGGFGVRIDGNVYRGYLVPPYYDSMLAKLTVWGRNWDEVVNRTARSLDEFVIRGVKTTIPFYRMIMRDDKFRRGDFDTHYIDNNLNDLVYEDENDRLDLVYAIATAIAAHTHR; encoded by the coding sequence ATGTTTAAAAAAGTATTGATTGCCAACAGGGGAGAGATTGCCCTCAGGATCATAAGATCCTGCAGGGAACTTAATATAGCTACAGTAGCCATTCATTCTGAGGCTGATGCTACTACGCTTTATGTCAAAAAGGCTGATGAGGCATGTCTCGTTGGTCCGGGACCCGTTGCTGGTTATCTGAACATTTACAGGATAATTGACCTTGCCAAACAACGGGGGGTAGATGCCATACACCCTGGATACGGCTTTCTTGCAGAGAATCATGAGTTTGCCGAGGCGTGTCAGGAAAATGGCATTACCTTTATAGGTCCATCTCCGAGGGCAATCAGGGAGATGGGGGATAAGATATTGGCACGGCAGATGATGATGAAGGCAGGGGTCCCTGTCGTACCAGGCATAGACCATAGCATATCTTCTTTTAATGAGGCTGCCAGTATTGCCTCAGAGACAGGTTATCCCGTAATGCTTAAGGCCTCTGCAGGCGGAGGAGGCCGTGGATTACGTCTTTGTCAGACCCCGGATGACCTGAAACGGGGTTATGAACAGGCAAGGTCAGAGGCACTAAAGGCATTTGGACGGGATGACGTATATATTGAAAAATACATTGTCGCGCCACGGCACATTGAGTTTCAGATCCTCGCTGACAATTATGGAAATATTGTCCACCTTGGAGAGCGTGATTGTTCTATACAACGGAGACACCAGAAGTTGATTGAGGTCGCTCCATCACCTTTTCTCGACCCTGAACTCAGGGAAAAGATGGGGCAGGCTGCTGTCACTGCTGCAAAGGCTGCTGGTTATACCAATGCCGGTACCATTGAATTCCTCGTTGACAGGAACAGGAATTTCTATTTTCTTGAGATGAATACACGCGTGCAGGTGGAACATACAATTACTGAAGAGATTACCGGGATTGATATAGTCAGGGAAATGATAAAGATTGCTGCGGGTGAACGGCTCGCATTTAATCAAAATGACATCCAAATAAGCGGCGTTGCAATTGAGTGCAGGATTAACGCAGAAGACCCAAAAAATAATTTTCTCCCTGTAACAGGCAGGCTCACGGCATATTATTCACCTGGAGGATTTGGGGTCAGAATTGACGGGAACGTCTACCGGGGTTATCTTGTTCCCCCGTACTACGATTCCATGCTTGCCAAACTTACTGTATGGGGCCGGAACTGGGATGAGGTTGTAAACAGGACAGCAAGGAGCCTTGATGAATTTGTTATCAGGGGTGTAAAGACTACAATTCCTTTTTACCGGATGATAATGCGGGATGATAAATTCCGCAGGGGTGATTTTGATACGCACTATATTGACAACAACCTTAACGATCTTGTGTATGAAGATGAGAATGACAGATTAGATCTGGTTTATGCCATTGCAACGGCAATCGCGGCACACACCCACAGATAG
- a CDS encoding adenine phosphoribosyltransferase, producing MDLKAKVREIPDFPKEGILFYDVTTLLKDAGGFKRVIDKIGSFYEGDGIQKVVAMESRGFILGAPVAYRLGAGFVPVRKPGKLPSDVYEAKYELEYGSDSLAIHQDAIAPGERVLIVDDLIATGGTVSATVQLVKKLGGIIHGVAFLIELTELRGRNKLDGYNVVSLLSY from the coding sequence ATGGATTTAAAGGCAAAAGTTCGTGAGATTCCCGACTTTCCGAAGGAGGGGATTCTGTTTTATGATGTTACGACTCTTCTCAAGGATGCAGGTGGATTTAAACGGGTAATTGATAAAATCGGCTCATTCTACGAGGGAGACGGCATACAGAAGGTTGTTGCGATGGAATCGCGCGGATTTATCCTTGGTGCGCCTGTAGCATATCGCCTTGGGGCGGGCTTTGTCCCGGTAAGGAAACCTGGTAAACTTCCGAGCGATGTCTATGAAGCAAAATATGAATTGGAATACGGATCAGACTCTTTAGCGATACATCAGGATGCGATAGCTCCGGGTGAGCGGGTTCTCATTGTTGATGATCTTATTGCTACCGGCGGCACTGTATCGGCCACTGTTCAGCTTGTGAAAAAGCTTGGCGGTATTATTCATGGGGTTGCCTTCTTAATTGAGCTTACAGAACTCAGGGGAAGAAACAAGCTGGACGGCTATAATGTCGTATCACTCTTATCTTATTAA
- a CDS encoding sigma-70 family RNA polymerase sigma factor, which translates to MRTNKSNKSDKTTKIIKGDKFNQQDPDAEDQEDDTLDEDIDVLEPDETDSDTVSYTSDGDEDEKTGEDEGSTELDVIRSYLHEISHTSLLTFEEEQSLAAQIEKGDEKAREKMIEANLRLVVNIGKRYLNRGLPLADIIEEGNLGLMKAVEKFDYTKGFRFSTYASWWIRQSIERAIINQTKTIRLPVHVAEHINRYLSVSEMLIQELGREPSQKEIADKMNIPPDDVEDLKKLIRRTYSLETPVGDKEANILMDVIADNTIMSPSQIAEGISMREEIDEWLKQLRTKEREVICLRFGLEGQEAMTLEEIGSRPEFGLTRERIRQIESSALSKLRSIIAKRSIKKDEIL; encoded by the coding sequence ATGAGAACGAATAAATCCAATAAATCTGACAAGACCACAAAGATAATAAAAGGCGATAAATTCAATCAGCAGGATCCGGATGCAGAGGATCAAGAAGATGATACTCTTGATGAGGATATTGATGTCCTGGAGCCCGATGAAACAGATAGTGATACTGTTAGCTATACCAGCGACGGGGATGAAGATGAAAAGACCGGAGAAGATGAAGGCAGTACAGAGTTAGACGTAATAAGATCATACCTGCATGAAATCAGTCACACATCACTCCTGACCTTTGAAGAAGAGCAGAGCCTCGCAGCGCAGATAGAAAAAGGTGATGAGAAGGCACGTGAGAAGATGATCGAGGCCAACCTCAGGCTCGTAGTCAATATTGGCAAGAGATATTTAAACAGGGGGCTGCCCCTGGCAGACATTATAGAAGAGGGCAATTTAGGCCTCATGAAGGCAGTGGAAAAATTTGATTATACAAAGGGATTCAGGTTCAGCACGTACGCCTCATGGTGGATCAGGCAGTCAATTGAGAGGGCTATCATTAATCAGACAAAGACAATAAGGCTCCCTGTACATGTGGCTGAACATATTAACAGGTACCTGTCTGTCTCAGAAATGTTGATACAGGAGTTAGGGAGGGAGCCGTCACAGAAAGAGATTGCAGACAAGATGAACATCCCGCCGGATGATGTTGAAGATCTTAAGAAACTCATACGGAGGACATATTCACTTGAGACTCCGGTAGGCGACAAAGAGGCAAATATATTGATGGACGTTATAGCGGATAACACTATAATGTCTCCCTCTCAGATAGCAGAAGGCATCAGTATGCGGGAAGAAATTGATGAATGGCTTAAACAGCTCAGGACGAAGGAAAGGGAGGTTATTTGTCTCAGATTCGGCCTTGAAGGACAGGAGGCTATGACTCTTGAAGAAATAGGAAGCAGGCCTGAGTTCGGACTAACCCGTGAAAGGATAAGACAAATTGAGTCGTCAGCGCTCAGCAAACTTCGTTCGATAATTGCAAAAAGGTCAATTAAGAAGGATGAAATCCTGTAG
- the ald gene encoding alanine dehydrogenase, with protein MKIGIPLEIKEQEFRVAMAPAGVSALISHGHTVLIQSGAGSESGISDKEYTAAGGIIAGSATEVFGASDMIVKVKAPLNPEYPLLKKGQILFTYLHLAADRALTEAIIKSGVIAIAYETVQLDNGALPLLIPMSEIAGRAASIAGAYHLQRARGGSGVLISGIPGVLPGKITILGAGTVGRNAAKIAAGLGARVVMLDNNFQTLQHIDDIHDGRIMTLSSNGHNIEESVLTSDIVIGAVLIPGAKAPLLVSRQLVGRMRQGSVIVDVSIDQGGCIETSRPTTHSDPVYVADGVVHYCVSNMPGAFPRTSTIALTNATLPYIVKLANQGWSNAIKTDAPLAKGLNIAEGKVYCAEVAKTFSLPHEPIC; from the coding sequence ATGAAAATTGGCATTCCCTTGGAAATAAAGGAGCAGGAATTCAGGGTGGCAATGGCCCCTGCTGGTGTAAGCGCCTTGATCAGCCATGGCCATACTGTATTGATACAGAGCGGTGCCGGTTCAGAAAGCGGTATATCAGACAAAGAGTATACTGCAGCCGGTGGAATCATTGCAGGCTCAGCCACGGAAGTATTTGGTGCATCGGATATGATCGTAAAGGTCAAGGCACCCCTAAACCCGGAATACCCCCTGTTGAAAAAAGGACAGATATTATTTACGTACCTGCACCTTGCAGCAGACCGTGCACTGACTGAAGCTATCATTAAGAGCGGAGTTATTGCTATAGCCTATGAAACGGTTCAGCTTGACAATGGTGCCCTGCCGCTACTGATTCCCATGAGTGAAATCGCCGGTCGTGCTGCATCCATCGCAGGCGCCTATCATTTGCAAAGGGCCCGTGGAGGATCCGGGGTTCTTATCAGCGGAATACCCGGCGTACTGCCTGGTAAAATTACAATACTTGGAGCAGGGACAGTGGGTCGAAATGCGGCAAAAATAGCAGCTGGCCTTGGTGCCAGGGTAGTCATGCTTGACAATAACTTTCAGACACTGCAACACATTGATGATATACACGATGGGAGGATAATGACTCTGTCCTCGAACGGGCACAATATAGAAGAGTCGGTATTAACATCTGACATTGTAATAGGCGCTGTCCTGATACCAGGGGCAAAGGCCCCTCTACTGGTTAGCAGGCAGCTCGTTGGAAGGATGAGACAGGGGTCAGTGATAGTGGATGTGTCCATTGACCAGGGTGGCTGCATTGAGACCTCGAGACCGACGACTCACTCTGATCCCGTTTATGTTGCTGACGGAGTGGTACATTACTGCGTCTCCAATATGCCGGGAGCTTTCCCGCGCACCTCGACAATAGCCCTGACCAATGCGACTTTGCCATATATTGTCAAACTGGCTAATCAGGGCTGGAGTAATGCAATTAAAACGGACGCTCCTCTCGCAAAGGGGCTAAACATCGCAGAAGGCAAGGTATACTGCGCAGAAGTAGCAAAAACCTTCAGTCTCCCCCACGAGCCAATCTGTTGA
- a CDS encoding phosphate-starvation-inducible PsiE family protein: METMEDVKKSYSFSEQDEENLLSLRDLIEKNSYDFISKFYDYILRFKSVSSFLKDEGTIANHKEKVRQWFIRLFEGDYNEEYLRRLNRIGEVHVRIGLPGHYVNSSISFVRKYCFKLLTDEFGCSRQRDVLINSVDKIIDMNLDIMTISYREEELRSFILPRRLEYTMIEYARRFAFSLDLFLLAVLILTSVFVLGFVCYEVYGITTGAISIETGILKVLGTLLIIWAIGELLNSEIHHLKGGKFAVTAFLTLAIAAVIRKILIATLSTEKFADILVLGGIVLALGIVYWLIGHSNDKS; encoded by the coding sequence ATGGAAACCATGGAAGATGTTAAAAAGTCGTATTCTTTTTCTGAACAGGATGAAGAAAACCTCTTAAGCCTGAGAGACCTTATAGAGAAAAACTCTTATGATTTCATTTCAAAATTCTATGACTATATCCTCAGATTCAAGAGTGTGTCATCATTCCTGAAGGATGAGGGTACTATAGCCAACCATAAGGAAAAAGTCAGGCAATGGTTCATAAGGCTTTTTGAAGGCGACTATAATGAAGAGTATCTCAGAAGATTAAACAGGATTGGCGAGGTTCACGTAAGGATTGGTTTGCCTGGTCACTATGTCAACTCTTCGATCAGTTTTGTCAGAAAATATTGTTTTAAGCTCCTTACGGATGAGTTCGGCTGCAGCCGGCAGAGGGACGTCCTGATAAACTCTGTGGACAAGATTATTGACATGAATCTCGATATAATGACCATTTCCTACAGGGAGGAGGAGTTAAGGTCTTTTATTCTTCCGAGAAGGCTGGAATATACCATGATAGAGTATGCCAGACGTTTCGCCTTCAGCCTTGATCTGTTTCTCCTTGCTGTTTTAATATTGACATCTGTTTTCGTTCTTGGCTTTGTCTGCTATGAAGTTTATGGCATCACAACCGGCGCAATAAGCATAGAGACAGGCATATTAAAAGTACTGGGTACCCTGCTGATTATCTGGGCCATTGGAGAGCTTCTCAATAGTGAAATTCATCACCTGAAAGGCGGTAAATTTGCCGTCACTGCATTTCTTACACTGGCCATTGCTGCAGTTATAAGAAAGATACTGATAGCAACTCTTTCAACAGAAAAGTTTGCAGACATCCTTGTACTCGGAGGTATCGTACTCGCACTCGGTATTGTTTACTGGCTGATAGGGCACAGCAATGACAAAAGCTGA
- a CDS encoding universal stress protein, whose translation MIETNFRKIAVAVDGSFHASIAARYACILAGGLQSTLYAVTVITDDMNERDEKSASYSVARIIDEAREHGVDVAEGVILRGDVIIELSKFVRDNGIDMLILSTRRPQKERRFFVRSVTSRLMTSVSCNVLAIKVSHPGRSLRSKRVLVPVIGDGYMDKQRSDIIAAIAGRFNSSITVFHVEELSAQGINRLEKFQQDILIEAGGKKISSFMKVLRTRGVHASEKIVTGRRVRDEIISEASHHKYDLIVLGTTKRNILKKAVSGNPVEEILRDTPCDVMILNFKERSQ comes from the coding sequence ATGATAGAAACAAATTTCAGGAAGATAGCCGTAGCCGTAGACGGATCCTTTCACGCAAGCATAGCTGCCAGATACGCCTGCATATTAGCCGGTGGACTTCAATCAACATTATATGCGGTTACTGTAATTACAGATGATATGAATGAAAGGGATGAAAAATCAGCATCGTATTCTGTTGCAAGGATAATTGACGAAGCAAGAGAGCATGGGGTTGATGTGGCAGAAGGGGTCATATTAAGGGGTGATGTTATCATAGAACTCAGTAAGTTTGTCAGGGATAACGGAATTGACATGCTGATTTTATCTACGAGAAGGCCCCAAAAGGAGCGGCGTTTCTTTGTCAGGTCTGTTACAAGTCGTCTCATGACCAGTGTGTCATGCAATGTCCTGGCAATAAAAGTGTCTCATCCTGGTCGTTCATTAAGGTCAAAACGGGTGCTTGTGCCTGTCATTGGTGATGGGTACATGGATAAACAACGGTCAGACATAATTGCCGCAATTGCCGGCAGATTCAACTCCAGTATTACTGTCTTTCATGTTGAGGAGCTGTCTGCCCAGGGTATAAATAGACTGGAGAAGTTTCAGCAGGACATACTGATTGAAGCGGGGGGAAAAAAGATTTCATCATTTATGAAAGTGTTAAGGACCCGTGGAGTTCATGCGTCTGAGAAGATTGTTACAGGCAGAAGGGTCCGGGATGAGATTATTTCTGAGGCATCGCACCATAAATATGATCTTATTGTACTTGGAACTACAAAAAGAAATATCCTGAAAAAGGCCGTATCCGGCAATCCGGTTGAAGAGATATTGAGGGATACGCCGTGTGATGTAATGATATTGAACTTTAAAGAGCGTTCTCAATAA